One Phyllopteryx taeniolatus isolate TA_2022b chromosome 3, UOR_Ptae_1.2, whole genome shotgun sequence genomic window, cttgtatttagggagttcgtggtcgAGTTTAGCTTTGTCAAACTAATATGCCTGCCGCCTTCATAATCGGTAGTGCTGgcgaaaaaaaatgcttaatttacagccatggagaaaaaaaagatgtatatattagaccacccttgtttctttagTGTTCATTTTTAGTGCCTGGTACCGCTAAAGGTatatttgtttggaaaatataatgatgacaacaaaattgTCATTGTATTCTTGAGGTAAGATACCTTTATTGGTACCAggaattaaaatgaacaagaaattgaagaaacaaaggggactcatattttttattttgccaatcaaatttcaaattCGAGTTGGCCCTCGGTGACGTCAGCATTTTTATGCCCTCTCATTGGCTGGTTAGAGCCAACCTTGTCACAGCCAACTTCGACTAAGTCTgcacatattaatacatttaatattcagCATTTCTGGTGAATACGATGtatttcatttatgttttaatgtttttgtcatgttattagataaatgcTCCAGGTGATGTATTTTGCACAGTTGCGTACTATTGTGCTCTGCGATGGACTggtgaacagttcagggtgaatCGCTTCTTGTCAGCTggaatagactccagcacgtTCTAAGaaagacaagcgctatagaaaattgatggcggGCATTCCATGTCAAGTAGACGGGCCCTGCCAACCTGCAAAATATTTGGATGGACTATGTAACACCGGCGTGTGTGAGCTAAACTGTGTTTGTGTCGCTTGTGTCCCACAGACAACCAGAGGCTGACTGGTCGCCGAGAGGAACTTCCCCCCCAACTGGAAGCACGGAGCTCCAATTTGGAGCGGAAGCGTCCACAGCCACCCCGCGGTAAAGAGGAGGAGCCCCAGCACcaacacatcaaagaggaagaggaggactttGACGTCAGCGAGTTGCCACTGAACGTCGTCGTTGTGAAGAGCGAAGATGAAGAAGACGAAACATCCGAGTGGTCACAGCCTCACCATCTCAGCCCAAGTGGAGGACCACCACCAGCAGACAACCTCTCAGCTCCACTGTCACATAGCCAAGAAACAGAAGAACTTTTGACGAGCGACGCACACTCCGGAGGTGACGACAAATGCTTAAAATGCTCTGAAAAGGAGACAACTCACGTGAGACCTCATCCACAGAAAGACGATTTtatttgctcagtttgtggtgtGATTTgacacatgagaacgcacacaggagaaaaaccttttagttGCTCAATTTGTGGCGATTAATTTGCTCGAAACTTCTCTTTGAGCGTACACATGCAaaaacacaggagaaaaacccttcagttgctcagtttgcggcAAAATATTCTCTCAAAGCATAAACATGGTACCACACGTGGACatccaggagaaaacccacttggTTGCACAGTGTGCAATAAAATGTTCTCTCAAAGGCCACACTTGGTCAGACagatgagaacacacacaggagaaaaacctttcactTGCTTACTTTGTGATAAAAGCTGTGCACCTCCCGGCTCGTCATCAGAAAACGTAGCTTCGTGCACGTGAGCACTCGTATTTCAAACGCCGCCCATGCtagagattcccaaccctatTGACTGTGAGGAGCGGGGACCCTCCGTCTGATTGgccgtgtgcgtgtctgtgtgcatgcgcgCACGCATGTGTGTAGATATccggtgagcacatctgcctcacagttctgaggacccgggttcaaatctggcctcgcctgtgtggagtttgcatgttctcccagtgcctgcgtgggttttctcctggtactccggtttcctcccacatcccaaaaacatgcatgctaggttaattgaagcctgGAaattcctgcgattggctggcaaccagttcagggtgtacctcacctctcgcccagagtttgctgggataggctccagcacgccaaaCACTAatagtcaatatttaaaacagtaaccCCAACATGATAGTAGCGTATAGGGATGTCTCGATCCAATTTTTTCACttatttatatatgtacagtatatatatagttatttaGTAtctaaacaataatacaatcaGTAtacaacatacaaaaaaagatcATCAGTCCGCTTTCATGAAGGACTGCAGAAATacaagaatatttactgttgagaggctgaaattccgaggatttggacaattttaagttaaagaaGATCTCTAAACGattgttaaaatagttgttgattaattattGCACCTCGACTAAACTGTGTTTCTGTGGCTTGTGTCGCAAAGATGGCCGAGAGGAACCTCCCCCTCAGCTGCAGGCGGGGAGCTCCAGTTTGCGTCCGCAGCCCCCTTACACCAAAGAGGAAGCGGAGGATCCGGAGCTTGTCTGCGTTAAAGAGGAAGGGGAGGAGGTTGACGTCAGCACGTTGCCACTGAACGTCGTCGTCGTGAAGAGCGAATATGAAGAAGACGAAACACCCGAGTGGTCACAGGTTCACCATCACTGCCCAAGTGGAGGACCACCACCAGCAGACAACCTGTCAGCGCCACTGTCACATAGCCAAGACATGAAAGAACTTTTGAGGAGCAGCACAGACTGCAAAGGTGACAAGAAACGCTTGAAATGCTCCATTGGTGGCAAAAGCTTTACCGAGGCAGGTAAGATTAGGcgcataaaaacacacagcagaGAGAAAGtttttggctgttctgtttgcGGTGAAACATTTGCAGAAAAGGTCGCTTTGATCGTACACAAAGTAACGCACACGGCAGAAAATCCTTTCACTTGCTCAGTTTGCGGCAAGGTATATTTGATCAAAGACTATTTGAATAAACACATGAGAACGCATACAGGGGAAAAACCTCacagttgctcagtttgtggtgaaaggtttGCTCACAAGGCCACTTTGATAGCGCACACAGcgacacacacaggagaaaaacctttgCATTGCTCTGTTTGTGATAAAAACTTTTCTTATAAGTCCGATCTGAATAagcacatgagaacacacacaggagaaaaacctttcactTGCTCTGTTTGTGATAAAAGGTTTTCTCATAAGTCCGATTTGACTAAGCACATGaggacacacacaggagaaaaaccctttagttgctcGGTTTGTGGCGAAAAATTTGTTCGCAAGGTCTCTTTAATTGCACACACAGCCacgcacacgggagaaaaacctttcactTGCTCAATTTGTGGCGAAACTCTCTCATATCGCCACAGTTTGAATGCACACATGCGGatgcacacgggagaaaaaccatTTACTTGCTCAGTTTGCAGTGAAAGTTTTGCTCGAAAAGAAAATATGATTGCACACATGAGAagacacacgggagaaaaaccttttactTGTTCGGTTTGTGGGAAAAACTTTTCTCACAAGTCCGCTATGAGTAGACACAGGAAGGCACATTCGGATGAAAAACCTTTCACTTGCTCATTTTGCGATGAGAGCTTTTTGAAGAGGTCCAGTTTGACGGCACACATGCGTAAACATAACGGAGAATAAATGCTTTCCTCCCATGTTTGTGCTCAAAGAGGTGGGTGGACATAACAGTCGATTGCAGCAGTTGTTAAGAATTGATCAGTTGTGTGATGATTGAAGTGAAAATGGAACGCACCATTCAGGACAACTTTAATCTGACCCGTATTTATAAATCcgttttaaaataatagttaaaaataatattttggtttGTATTGTTTTCCGTTAACTTTGCGACACATTACTATGTTATCGCATTGAGTATTTTGGAGTCTGATTTGGGTTcttgtattttaatttgttgttgctatattttgttttattaattgtcagtcaaatgttttgtttgtgttggtcACAATCTTTGCAATAAAGAGGAGACTGCTCATATTCGGACATCTTTGCAACTCTTCTTTAGTCTTTCACAGACCTTTTCATTGCTTAAACTATGTGCTAAAAGTGACTGTGGAGTGGAAGTTTTAATAGTTGTATCAAGAAAGTCTATACGAGTCGTGCctttggaatttgggagtaCATGTGATGTCATCGCCTTGAGGTACTCCTGTGTGATACggtctcaaaataaaatctcccggttttttaaaatgatgaaacCCGATTTCTGATtctaatcatatttttttttaaagtaaaacaaataaaattttccccccctttttggATTCCTTTTTCTCATGATcccaaacaaaataattaacttGTATCAATTTACATTGAATTaatagaagtaaaaaaaaaattctttacagATTATGTGAAAATAAGCGTTTCCTCTTCTCCCTTTGGTCAAAACGTACGTAAACACAATACTTAATAACTTAACATTTGTAATGTTTAACAAATGACGGAACCTGGGAGAAAACGTGATATTTTGTTCGACCGTGCCGTACCGTTGCAAGATGGCCGCCGTGTCGCCCTGTGACGTTGCGGATGGTTTCCCTGCCGTAAAACATAATCGAAGAAGAAAACGGCATTAGTCGGGAAATTGGTCGACGTGAGACCGAGAGCGAGGTGGTTTTTGTGTAAAACTATCGAACTtcggaagttttttttttttttttttaaagaacgaTGTCGTCTTCCGACGAGCAACTTTGTGGAGCTCGACAACAGGACGACATTTTCTTGGCTCCGGCTGCGTTGTTGTACACGGAAGGTGTGTTCACGTGTTGTGGTAGGGTTGCGGGATTGCTATTATGCCGCAGAGGGAATCCAGACTGACAGAAAATACGAAGTCGTAGTACCAAGCGAGGTCGTATCTGTTTATTTCAACACTATCAGACGTGCTGACCGACCTACACTTACAACCTAAACTGACCAGTATGTGCACTTTAGAGTTTGCTGTCCAATCAAATTTAATCATCTgcgtgttgccatgtcaatctaatatGCCCGCCGCCTTCATAATCGGTAgtgctggcaaaaaaaaaaaaaaaaatgtaaacgacAGCCacggggaaaaaataaaaataaaacaaattagaccacccttgtttcttttgtgttcatttttaattcCTGGTGCAGCTAAAGatacatttgtttggaaaatgtaatgatgacaacaaaaatagctcataaTAGTTTAATTTCTTAGACGATATCCAGCTATTTCGATGGTTTTCTTGGAAGtaaccaaaatcactgggaatacaatTAAACGTAAGCATGTCAAATCGTACAGAAAGTATTACAgaatcagctgcatttttgttgtgttcattgtattcttgAGGTAACATACCTTTAttggtaccaggcattaaaatgaacaagaaattgaagaaacaaagtggacaaaacattttttgttactgGTTATTAGTGATGGGACTGTTTGTtttaccaatcagatttcaaattcgagTTGACCCTCTGTGACGTCAGCATTTGTATGCTGTCTCATTGGCTGGTTAGCGCAACCCTTGTCACAGCCAACTTCGACTATCAAAACACGTCTGCAgatattaatacatttaatattcagcatctctggtgagtatgatgtatttcatttatgttttaatttttttgtcatgttattagataaatgcTCCAGGTGATGTATTTTGCACAGTTGCGTACTATTGTGCTCTGCGATGGACTggtgaacagttcagggtgaatCGCTTCTTGTCAGCTGGAATAGACTCCAGCTCGTTCTAAGaaagacaagcgctatagaaaattgatggcgaGCATTCCATGTCAAGTAGACGGGCCCTGCCAACCTGCAAAATATTTGGATGGACTATGTAACACCGGCGTGTGTGAGCTAAACTGTGTTTGTGTCGCTTGTGTCCCACAGAGAACCAGAGGCTGACTGGTCGCCGAGAGGAACTTCCCCCCCAGCTGGAAGCAGGGAGCTCCAATTTGGAGCGGAAGTGTCCACAGCCACCCCACGGTAAAGAGGAGGAGCCCCAGCACcaacacatcaaagaggaagaggaggagtttGACGTCAGCGAGTTGCCACTGAACGTCGTCGTTGTGAAGAGCGAAGATGAAGAAGACGAAACATCCGAGTGGTCACAGCCTCACCATCTCAGCCCAAGTGGAGGACCACCACCAGCAGACAACCTCTCAGCTCCACTGTCACATAGCCAAGAGATAGAAGAACCTTTGACGAGCGACGCACACTCCGGAGGTGACGACAAACGCTTAAAATGCTCTGAAAAGGAGACAACTCACGTGAGACCTCACACACAGAAAGACGATTTtatttgctcagtttgtggtaaaagcttTACCAAGGCGTACAGGATTCGACACATGAGGACCCACACGAGAGAAAAAACGTTTagttgttcagtttgtggcGAAACATTTGCAGAAAAGGTCTCTTTAATTGTACACAAAGTAACACACACGGTTGAAAATCCTTTcacttgctcagtttgtggcaaagTGTATTTGATAAAAGACCATTTGAACAAgcacatgagaacgcacacgggagaaaaGCCTTTCACTTGCTCCATTTGTGGTAGACAATTTGCTCACAAGCCCACTTTGATTGCACACACAGCGACACATACGGGGGAAAAACCTTTCACATGCTCGGTTTGTGGCGAAAGCGTTTCTTATAAGCACAGTTTGAATGCGCACATGCGGacgcacacgggagaaaaaccctttagctgctcagtttgcggtaaaGCATTCCctcaaaagcaaaacatgatcaaacacatgagaacgcacacggGTGAAAAACCTTTTAGTTGCTCAATTTGTGGCGATGCATTTGCTCAAAGCTTCTCTTTGAGCGTACACATGCAaaaacacacaggagaaaaacccttcagttgctcagtttgcggtaaaaTATTCTCTCAAAGCATAAACATGATAGCACACATGCGGACACATACGGGAGAAAAACCGTTTGGTTGCACAGTGTGCAATAAAATGTTCTCTCAAAGGGCACACTTGGTCggacacatgagaacacacacaggagaaaaacctttcactTGCTCACTTTGTGATAAAAGCTATTTCAAGAAGTGCAGTTTAACCATACACATGCGgaaacacaacacagaataaatgtttttctgccttATTTCTTTCTTAATCAATACTTCACAGTTGATCAGTTGTATGATGAATGAACTCGAAATGAAGTGTGTCAATCAGGGAAGCATAAGTCTGATCATCAATattcatacagtggtgccttgagatacaagtgacccaacaTAAAAGTTTTTCGAGTCATCGTTCAGACgattaatttttttgctttgagttgcgagtgcaaacttgagatacgagggctgtatggtggcagtgaactcaattcacttcacaaaAAGAGCAATTTGGCATGTGGTAAACAATTCTccccaaaaagaggcttcaagctgtttattgtcattTCCAGTTAAAGTTGGCcatcaaactaaacattaaacaaagattTATGTTgggtatttaaaacaactgcaTAGCTTAAGTCTGCCTATGCTAACACATAACGGAAAACACCATTTTccaataaaaaataactgaataaaatacattttcgggGCGGCACGGTTCGACTGgttccgcctcacagttctgagttccttggttcaaatcccggccccgcttgtgtggagtttgcgtgttctcccccgtgcctgcgtgggttttctccgggtactctggtttcctcccacatcccaaaaacatgcatggtaggttaattaaggactctaaattgcccgtaggtgtgactgtgagtgcgaatggttgtttgtttctatgtgccctgcgattggctggcaaccagttcagggtgtaccctgcctcctgcccgaaaatagctggcataggctccagcatgcccgcgaccctggtgagaagaagcggtacggaaaatgaatgaaggaataaatgttcttgtttttttgtgggggaggCTGAAACAGATGACTGGaatttccatttgtttcaatggaagaagatgatttgaaatattaGTGTTTTGAGGTTCGACCATGGTCACGGAAGAAGTTAAACTCGTGTCTcatggcaccactgtactttttatttaaaatgagttaaaatgcatttatgaATCGTCTTTTATGGTTTGTTACTCAGTTGTTATATTTACTGTTTTCTCCGTGGGACATGAACATGTTATTGCACTTAacattgtattttctttgtcttgTCTTAGATTCttgtattttaatgtgttgTTGTGTCGTAACAATTCAAAGGTGATCTTTGTGTTGGTCATAATCTTTGCAATAAAGACGATACTGTACAGATTCTAACTTTTTTGCGTCTCCTCTTTTGTCTTTAATACTGCCACGAGATAAGCATGGGCAACAttgccttaaaaaaattatatatattatttttttattttattttttttaaaactaaaattagggcacataaaagcaaacaaccattcggactcacattcacactttcgtccaatttagagttttcaatcaaccaacctaccatgcatgtttttgggatgtggggggaaaccggagaacccccCTCAGGCTGTATCACCATCGCGAGATTTGAACGTGTTTTGTCCCTCTCGCATTACCGTAGATAGACATTTTAGACGCACGCGCAACTTCACAGCGGTCGAAGAAGGGGGAAAATAGGCGTCAGCGAACGCGTCGCTTTAACCTGACACGTAAACAGGgcggaaaaaaacagcaaaatgttgaAAGCGTTGGTAAGGAAGCGACTCATTGCGGCCGCCGACGAAATCTTCGGACTGTTTGAAAGAACGATCGCGTCGTACGAGGAGCAACTTTGTCGGGCGAGAGAGGAGAACGAAGGACAACGACGACAACTGCAAGAGGTTTGCTCGAAGACTCGAATCGAAGGTCGGTTTACGTCTGGTAAAGTTCTACctaaagtttaaacatttaacacaatCAGCAATTAATGAAATTAATTGAGTTCTCTGTTGTTCATATGTTCATCAATCCCATCAGtcacctttttttgtgtgtgtgtaacaagacagaaaacaaagatttaagggaaaaatatacatatataaattatTCAGaacgaagaaaaagaaaaataatacaaaagatttatcccaccaaaaaaaaaaaaaaaacaccccccaTCCCTACCCCAGAACGGTATACCACACTGCCCCCAATGCATAATAGTTGTACCCCAAGGCCATTAGGCCTTGTTAACTAATGAGAGGCTACGTTCCCAGATTTTTTCAAAGTTTGCAGGTTTTCTCCTAATCCCACACAATATGTGTTCCAGCGTACAATAAGAAGAGAGTTCGTTCACCCAGTGACTCAGTGATGCAGACCTTTCAGATTTCCAATTGACAActattatctttttttccctgcagtGCTGGCTAGCagcaacaaatatatttttttttaatgaaagttCACATTAAGCAGCTCAACATCACCTAACAACCAAATCATAGGATCATAAATTACATCAAAATCAATGCGATATATATAACATTGTCAAGATTGTATAGCATGAAGCATTTCAGCGTTGGGTCACTTTCCTTTCCAGCCACCATTGTTGTCAAGCCTGAAGTGGTCTCGCCGTTACCTTTCGATGAATAATTCTTTTTCCCTCTGAGATTGTAGTGAGCCATACAAAACAACTCGATTTCCTTTACAACAGTTGAGGTTGATAGCCAATGTAAAATATAACGTAAATGTGAGGAAAAGCACAGTAGTTCACAGCGACATGACTTTCCCCGATGAAAGCCTGCAAGTCCGTTACAGACGCCTCTTTGAATGCTCTCATGTGGTCATGTTATTTTAGCCAATCATCACCAGAAAGATAATCTAACAACAagggatgttcgataccactttttttcagacttgATACCGGGACAAggattcactcttgagtactcgaTAATACTGATTACGATACCACTATTACATTTGAtacatataattttatttaacacattaacagataattgtaatgcagccctatggggggcacaagccactgcaaactgtaggccggtcccaagcccggataaatgcagatggttgcgtcaggaagggcatctggcttaaagcTTTGcgaaacaaatatgagcgttcatccaaagaattccataccggatcggttgtggcctgggttaacaacgtcagccaccggcgccggtggaaattcaacTACCGTGGGTCGGAGtcgatgaagaagaagaggtggaaagcgggttcttcggcagaaagagaagaggaaagcacagagcctagaactgaatgtggggactttgaatgttgtgactatgacagaaaaatctcgggagttggttgacatgatgattaggagaaaggttgatatattgtatgtccaggagaccaggtggaaaggcagtaaggctagaagtttaagggcagggtttaaattattttaccatagtgtagatgggaagagaaatggagtaggggttattttaaaggaagagttaggtaagaatgtcttggaggtgaaaagagtatcagatcgagtgatgaggctgaaacttgaacttgagggtgttatgtataatgtgattagcggctatgacccacaggtaggatgtgacctagaggtaaaagagaaattctggtaggagctagacgaagtagttctgagcatcccagacagagagagagagtcgtaattggtgtggtcaggaagggaagaaacgggtccaagcaggttggaacgggtggaggaaggtgtcaggtgtgttatgtgacagaagagtctctgctaggatgaagggaaagtttataaaacagtggggaggtcagccatgatgtacggattggagacagtggcactgaagagacaacaggaagcagagctggaggtggcggaaatgaagatgttgaggttcgctctcggagtgaccaggttggataaaattagaaatgagctcatcagagggacatcCAAGGTTCGatcttttggagacaaagttagagagagcagacttcgatggtttggacacgtccagaggagaaatagtgagtatattggtagaaggatgatgaggatggagctgcaaggcaagagagctaaaggaaggccaaagagaaggttgatggatgtcgtgagggaagacatgagggcagttggtgtgagagaggagggtgcaggagataggcttacatggaaaaggatgacgcgctgtggcgacccctaaagggacaagcccaaaggaaaagaagatgattGACAGatgattgtgaacaaagacctttctttcttactgacgcacatgatgatttgATGATGTGTGATGTATTGGTGCCTGGTATCAatagccttcacgagtacccgatagcttgaaataaggccggtgtGGGCCAGATACCTGCTCTCAATACTCGCTCATCCCTACTAACAACAGTGTGGATGAAtgtgaattgaggaaagggaGAATGGATTTACTCCTGAACTTGAATGTGAAATTCCCCAAATGTTAAAACCGAATTAACTGCATTTGACATGTCTGAgctaatttccatccattgtctgtaccgcttatcctcacaagggtcgcaggcgtgctggagcctatcctagtcatcttcgggcgagaggcggagtacaccctgaaccggtcgccagccaatcgcacggcacatataaacaaacagccattcgcgctcacattcacacctgcgggcaatttagagtcttcaatcaacctaccacgcatgttttgggggatgtgggaggaaaccagtgtgcccggagaaaacccacgcagctaattttatttaattaaatgtactgtattatactcATTAGAGGTGTTTAAAAATGATCGAGTCGGCGATATAGCGCCATCTTACGTTGCACAATTCTTGGATCGATTCAAAATGCGTCCTAATCGACTTTTATACATTCATTTTTGGCCGAAATATTCAATGCAGCATCTTTCTTTTGTGGTGCACCTAAACTCCCGTCCACTAGATGGCACACACCACACCAGGGCCTTGCAGCCCGCCAGAGAAGCATTAGAGGTCTCGCGGGAGTTAGCCTggctcgcttttttttttttacactgaagtCAGCTGTCGTCTTGCAGAGTTTAGAACAAAAAGTAGAAGTTAACATCAACGACGACTGGAAGATGCTTTCTCATGTGTTGGAAACGCGACCAATGTCTGACAGCCACACGGGAGAGAACATTGCGTATCTATTGCTATTCTTAATGAATGGGGcctaagtgaaaaaaaatccagtgttGGTCACTGATCATGCCCCCAACATGGTTCATCAGATGCAGTACTATAGCAAGTCACCAGCTTCAGCTCAAACAGGCCTAACTTCAGCTACCAAAATATAGACTGATCACAGACGTGGTCCCAAGATGGAACAGTTCCTATGACATGACTGAGATGTTTTTCGCATAGCAACCAGCTGTGTGTGCAGCACTGCTTGCACCCCAAGCTGGTCAAGGGAACAGAAGAAAACTCTTGAGGATTCAGATACAGTTAGGGACCTCAAGGCAGCACAAGATCTGTCGAAAATATATGCCAATGAAAAGGAGACCCTGTACATGGCATCTGCAGTGGACCTATGGTTCAAGTGTCTCCCCTTTCTGTCTGATGAAGAGGCTGCCCACTTCTACTCCAGACTGACTGATGCTGTGGTAGCAGAAATGCAAAAGCACAGTGTAAGTCAATTTCAATACTTGCAGATTTACAATTGTAACTCTTGGTGTAAGCGTTTATAATGTTCGACTTtacaatttgtaaaatgttatttggaTTGTTTACTATAATGTTAATTTtaaaatcttgttttttgtttttcagaatgTAGTATGTGCAGAGGATGATCCGCCTGTTCCCCCATCAGATCCCAACATTCAGCCATCCCTGATGAGACCCAGAGCATCATGTTCTTTGGCTGATCTTCTTGGTCCCACATTTTCCTCTCACAGGAGCGACGCTGAAACAATAACTGATCAAGAAGCTGCAGAAAAGGAGGTGACGATGTTTGTTATGGAGTGTCCCTTGACCCTGAATGATGATCCGCTCAATTGGTGGATGCAGCTTGAGGGAGCCTATCCTCACGTTTCCACTGTTGCCCGTCGATTCCTCTGCCTTCCTCTGATGTGTTTTTACACGGgatgtttctttttgttattaaaaaattaATGCACGATACTGAATATGCATTTAAGCAagtttgaaaatggatggcactTTGTCTTAAAACAAGAATGTTATATTAATAAATTACCCTTAATATTTGTTATATGCCGTTTAAGCATAAAATATAGACTggaacttgttttattttgtaattttttataaTTACTTGAGTGCTCACTGTTCTGATGTTTCagccaaataaaatgtatttcatacaAATCTGCGTTGTACTACTTTTCTGAGTAGTTGTTTCTAAAGTcgtatatttaaaaacaaaagatttaatattaaaaaaaaaagatttcatatttttaactcGTAGCACTTTTTAGTGATATGCAGTAAGGCAATGTGCAATATTCATTATCTGATACACAATGGCACTTCTCTTGCACACTTGCTCTGATGGTCGCCTaccactgaatgaatgaatgatcttGGTACTTGTATTGTTTATGTCTTGACTTTTCATGTCCTACTTTTACTGTGTTTATACTTAAAATGTTACATCAACCTGCCAAGGGACTACAGATGGAAA contains:
- the LOC133474802 gene encoding E3 SUMO-protein ligase ZBED1-like isoform X4 — encoded protein: MLKALVRKRLIAAADEIFGLFERTIASYEEQLCRAREENEGQRRQLQEVCSKTRIEATSCVCSTACTPSWSREQKKTLEDSDTVRDLKAAQDLSKIYANEKETLYMASAVDLWFKCLPFLSDEEAAHFYSRLTDAVVAEMQKHSNVVCAEDDPPVPPSDPNIQPSLMRPRASCSLADLLGPTFSSHRSDAETITDQEAAEKEVTMFVMECPLTLNDDPLNWWMQLEGAYPHVSTVARRFLCLPLMCFYTGCFFLLLKN
- the LOC133474798 gene encoding zinc finger protein OZF-like isoform X2, yielding MDSTRVKYRSVTAKDNQRLTGRREELPPQLEARSSNLERKRPQPPRGKEEEPQHQHIKEEEEDFDVSELPLNVVVVKSEDEEDETSEWSQPHHLSPSGGPPPADNLSAPLSHSQETEELLTSDAHSGDGREEPPPQLQAGSSSLRPQPPYTKEEAEDPELVCVKEEGEEVDVSTLPLNVVVVKSEYEEDETPEWSQVHHHCPSGGPPPADNLSAPLSHSQDMKELLRSSTDCKGDKKRLKCSIGGKSFTEAGKIRRIKTHSREKVFGCSVCGETFAEKVALIVHKVTHTAENPFTCSVCGKVYLIKDYLNKHMRTHTGEKPHSCSVCGERFAHKATLIAHTATHTGEKPLHCSVCDKNFSYKSDLNKHMRTHTGEKPFTCSVCDKRFSHKSDLTKHMRTHTGEKPFSCSVCGEKFVRKVSLIAHTATHTGEKPFTCSICGETLSYRHSLNAHMRMHTGEKPFTCSVCSESFARKENMIAHMRRHTGEKPFTCSVCGKNFSHKSAMSRHRKAHSDEKPFTCSFCDESFLKRSSLTAHMRKHNGE
- the LOC133474801 gene encoding oocyte zinc finger protein XlCOF6.1-like; the protein is MSSSDEQLCGARQQDDIFLAPAALLYTEENQRLTGRREELPPQLEAGSSNLERKCPQPPHGKEEEPQHQHIKEEEEEFDVSELPLNVVVVKSEDEEDETSEWSQPHHLSPSGGPPPADNLSAPLSHSQEIEEPLTSDAHSGGDDKRLKCSEKETTHVRPHTQKDDFICSVCGKSFTKAYRIRHMRTHTREKTFSCSVCGETFAEKVSLIVHKVTHTVENPFTCSVCGKVYLIKDHLNKHMRTHTGEKPFTCSICGRQFAHKPTLIAHTATHTGEKPFTCSVCGESVSYKHSLNAHMRTHTGEKPFSCSVCGKAFPQKQNMIKHMRTHTGEKPFSCSICGDAFAQSFSLSVHMQKHTGEKPFSCSVCGKIFSQSINMIAHMRTHTGEKPFGCTVCNKMFSQRAHLVGHMRTHTGEKPFTCSLCDKSYFKKCSLTIHMRKHNTE
- the LOC133474798 gene encoding zinc finger protein OZF-like isoform X1: MSSSDEQLCGARQQDDIFLAPAALLYTEDNQRLTGRREELPPQLEARSSNLERKRPQPPRGKEEEPQHQHIKEEEEDFDVSELPLNVVVVKSEDEEDETSEWSQPHHLSPSGGPPPADNLSAPLSHSQETEELLTSDAHSGDGREEPPPQLQAGSSSLRPQPPYTKEEAEDPELVCVKEEGEEVDVSTLPLNVVVVKSEYEEDETPEWSQVHHHCPSGGPPPADNLSAPLSHSQDMKELLRSSTDCKGDKKRLKCSIGGKSFTEAGKIRRIKTHSREKVFGCSVCGETFAEKVALIVHKVTHTAENPFTCSVCGKVYLIKDYLNKHMRTHTGEKPHSCSVCGERFAHKATLIAHTATHTGEKPLHCSVCDKNFSYKSDLNKHMRTHTGEKPFTCSVCDKRFSHKSDLTKHMRTHTGEKPFSCSVCGEKFVRKVSLIAHTATHTGEKPFTCSICGETLSYRHSLNAHMRMHTGEKPFTCSVCSESFARKENMIAHMRRHTGEKPFTCSVCGKNFSHKSAMSRHRKAHSDEKPFTCSFCDESFLKRSSLTAHMRKHNGE